DNA sequence from the Labrus bergylta chromosome 13, fLabBer1.1, whole genome shotgun sequence genome:
ATAAAACCAGcaccctgtgtgtgtgggtgtcaaGAAGAACATTAATACTAATGAACTGCCGTATAACAGAGAATATCATGTTCAGCTGGACACTGATTCTacaaaaagacatttcattGACTGCgatttttatcttgttttttaaagatatttttggggcaattttagcctttattggacaggacagctgaagagagacaggaagtgttgtgaGGGGAGAGttggggacgacatgcagcaaagggcagggGTCGGATTCAAAAACTAAGGCTGCTGCGATggggactaaagcctctgttcATTGGGGCGCGCGACTCAACCACTAGGCCAGCCGGCAGCCCTTTTATCACATATTTAAGCACCGTGTGTGAAGAGTTGTTCATCGTTTGTTTGTTATATCGCTGAGGTCAAATTATTAAAAGggttaagaaaagaaaaaacgcTGTTATTTAATGATTCAAGATAATTTGTGTATTATTTAAAGTTctcatgttgtgtctttatttatgaTTCAGTAAACACATTAATCAAGAATACACCAGAACACATTCATCTACATCTATTTaagctctaaaaaaaataaaaacctacatTGATATTCATCAAGAAAATCAGGTGATCAGattgacttatttatttttcagatgcTGATCACACTGTATGTTTGCAGTTTCATAAGTGTGGGAAGCAGTTGGCCATGTAACCATTGTGttcttttcctttcatttctgcctcttttttttttactgtggttACCATTTATAAGAAATGAAGGGTCAATGTGACTTTTCCAACCTTGTAAATTTGAGTACAAAAGCATGTGTTAGCTGTTTATCATCTTCAGTTTGTCAAATGTGTGATGATAAACATTACTGAGGTAATGACTATTTACACTTAAGTCTTTATTGTAGTACTCTTACGATGAGCATAAACTCTCtgatgagaggaagaggaaatggAAACTTTTAATATGAAGTGTTTCTGCCAAACAATGTCTATTCTTGGCAAGCTACAAATGACAGAGCAACAAGTTGTAGtaagtttcatttttattgttgggAGCTTGAAACCCTTATTTAGTGCGTCGATTTTATGGTACTATATAATGTGTTTCTTCACTGAGATTTCTTCAGTTTGATTTCTACAAAGGGACACTGTAGAGGGACCACTATGATGTTTTATGTACTTAAATAAAGAGAGCACttaagctgcttttttttgcatttaaagtctttatatgtgatttttcacacttaaatgtaatagaaatcaagtatatcctctgaaaataactctgtgagtcatgactgtctacaatgggtgtaacacccgagtcccactgtctgtgatgttttcagagttttcagagtcctttcttcactttgtttacatcgcccggacggccggctgactcctcccctcgtgtataaaagttgtttaattgagggactagagaaaagaagaataacatactgtactcactgcttaactgtgtttctagatcacgctcatttcaggtaaattgaATGCAGTGTGAAGACACGAgaataataaagatcgctagcattagcaaaAAAGGTTGCACAATTTGTTTGCCATcaaaataaattactttttatttgcaaCCAGTCAACAATCCTAAATGTTGTAACTGACAGTTTCTCACAAGCAAGTGGTTTTAGTGTGTcacaacacataaaaaaaggtATTTACCTCAGTTCAGAAGTAAACCTACACCCCGTCAAGGTTAGTACCTCATCGCCAAATACGTGTATGAAGGTTTCTTGTGGAAAAATAATTCATATTCATATTAAAGAATGCAACCTGACCACTGCCCAAATCACACCAAAACAATTTGGCAAGATTTTCAACAATTAGGCTACTGCTTCCAATAGTATATTCAGGAGGATGTATAGAAGAATCTTAGTTCCCCCTCAGacctaataataataaaaaaaaattcttgaaGTGGatgggctgaaaaaaaaaatcactatcAGCAGCAGTTGTTGATTCAGTAAAAACACAATAGCTTACAACTTACAATAGAAAAGTGGGTGCAATTATTAGTCACAGTCCTCGGATGAATCAGATCATAACTTAAGATAAGGGCCTTTAGAGAGCATACATTTGGATGAATCATGATGACGTGGAGTCCCCCAGGGTTCCATTCTAAGCCCTGCTTAATTTATTCTGTACATCCTTTCTGAGTTAaaccaaacaagaaaataatgtTGCATATTAAACTTATGCAGACAAGTCAGACTGATGTAGTTATTCACCTGAAGTGACTATGAGAATTACTATATATACTTAACACCAGAGGTTTGCTATATTATCAGCTTTTCCATcacaacaaatgtaatattctcagGTAACTTGCAGTGTatgtacaagcagtaaacgtgtATGCTATGTCCTGCAGTGGGTGGGCGCTTCTGGTGGCTATGTAACACTGtaacactggctcccagttactgctggcatcaaatttaaaactctgctgctcgcttacaaaaaaacgtctcctccttactttaactctctgatccaggtctacactccctccccccactacgctctgccaatgaaaggcgtctgatccaaccttcacaacagggtcctaagtctctgactagactcttctcctctgtcgccccccggtggtggaatgaacgtccaaactccatgtgatctgcagagtccctctgcacctttaagaaaaagctaaagacccagctctttcatgaatacctactaacttaatgatgatggtctccatattattgatgatgatgatggtaatgacgatggtttttgtttgataacgacgacttataagatggtttctatactgattagagctctcaagaactgccctcaatgttgtgctttgcctctggtcacttcctgtcagcacctgtgtgtccaatcagactcaaagctgatcgtttgctcttactgacattgttttcttttttctagatccttgcttgtgttgttcttactctctgatgtacgtcgctttggataaaagagtctgctaagtgaattgtagaattgtacgtgcacaggaggaggggcccaatttgaatgtttacatgctGTGACGAACATTGCTACTGACTCTTTAAGCTAGTGAAGGAAGTTTTAATTCTTCTACCACTGATCTTGGTAATGCACCTTTCGTGTGGAAAATGAATTGAATGGAAAACTTAGCTGTTGTAATTATAACCCCAATTTCCAAAATGTATTAATTGACAGCCCACGGCTTATTGAAGAGATGACATATAGAGATGGTCTGTTTCACCAATCTCTTCGGGGACAGGCTgaggtgttaaaaaatgaatcttcTGCTAAGATGCCCATGCCTTTTCTGGCAAACTGGTGCAAGAGAGATACAATCTGTGTTCTCATAATTTTGGAGTTAACAAGATACCATAAATAAGCTGAGTTATTAAACATGATGAAGATGCTTTTAGCTACTGTGCTGCAAACCAGTGAAACCAGTTGCTCAGTTGCATTATGTGTCAGGAATCTTGCCTTTGGTGGTAAAAGCTACAGATTCTCACCCAGAGGTTGAGTTGCCTTTTTAAAGAGGTCAAATCTGATAAGTATTTGTCCccttcttttattcttttttttcagaataaaggGGTTTGGGAATTTATGCTTCATTATTAATGACATAGAGACGGGATGAAGTTCTCAGCCTTGTATCGCTTTACAAGCAAGTTTAAGTCACAGATTTTCCAGTAAAGATCTAGATGTGGTCAACACTTAAACAGGAAACATGATTCTTGATATGTAAATGAGTTGAACGGCGCACAAATATCTGACACCAAATTTTGTTATTGATATTATCCACTACACCTTAGTAGACATAATTTTTACCACAGGTTCCTGTTTACCCATCATAATCATCTTCACATCTGCCCATAGATTAACTCTCAGAATTAGGTTGCAGTTGAAGTGCTGCAGGGACAGAAAAAGCTGCATACTCATCATCCACAGTGGAAGCTCTGGTTGATCTTTTTGGTGATGTTGTGGTCACTAAAGGAATATGTTTTAACATATAAACCTTATcaccctttcttttcttttaaaggacTGATGTGCGATTAAGGCCGCAGTTGGATTTTAAAGCCAGGATGTCTCAACTTCCTGCTGAACTCTTGAGTCACTCGTGGACAATTGGACGGGTTGCAAATGGCTATTATCAGTCTGTGCACAAACAAAGGAGAACCCAAATCCCCAGGCAAGAAATGACAAGCCCTCTTAGCAATCTTAATGACTACACAGTATGTCTCAGTTTTTGGAATAACGGGTGACCTATATATTATAGTCTCTCTTTAAAATTACAAAGAAAAGATATAAAAATGAATACTTATACATTTGTACATTGTTAACCTTGATATTTTATCCCATACTGAAACCCCCCTCTATATTGCAGGCTGGTGTTCTAtgtcaattaaaaatgtattcatttgacagcccaagttaaaaaaaaaagtgataaagtAATTGTATCCTTTTTTATATGTACACATTGATTGGGTATTTTATAATACAATGACAATTTTCACAGTGTTAACCATTGTTGGTGTTGTATTATTGTCTGACAGATAGTTAACAAACTTTTGTCTTTATCTCCCACTGAAGGCATGACTCTTCCCTGGCTGCGCATCTGCACTGCTGTGGTAATCACCTTGTTCTGTCAGGATTATTATTTCTCAGGCACAAGAAAACTGAAAAGGTAAGAACATTGTTAGTCCTTATAGCCATGCTGTTTGTATGCACTTCATACACTAGTTTAGCTGGCCTGAATGTGCAAGCTGCAGAGCTTCAGTCTAGAGCTCAAGTCACTGAACATGTTGTGTCCACCTCTTGCAAGCGACACTTAACCATCCAAACCTTCACAGTAGTTCATCTTTCTGTAAGGCTGCGCTTGTGTGTGCTTTTCACTGCACACTTTGTCAAATagacaaagaggatgtgggGCCCAACTCAAAGGGACTCTTCTGCCATCTACTGTTGGTTATCAGAACATCGTGATCATGAGCTGTCCACGTTTAAGATGTCTCATAAATATTAACTCTTGTAGATAGTCAGATGCCTAATTTCAATTGGAgctgattttgttttctgtaataattctttcttttcatgttcTGCATTGATAGAGGCTGTAGGAGccaaaatgcttgttttatttgatcctTGCAAGAAACCTAACAGAACACTGAGAATTTGTATTTGAGTATAATTCTGATGCTGAACACTAGGTGAAGTCTTGACTTATGCTGTGCATAAAGCCAAGACTCCAGGTAATTggattcaggtgtgtgtttcgAGGCATATAGTTTTTTGACTGTCTCGGCCTGTTGGGTTGACTTGGATGTAACAGTTTATGCTTTATGATGTATTGGACAGAATGGGACCTTTATGTTGCATTATTGAACCCCGATCATGAACTATAATAAACGGATTGAAGACTCTATTGGAAAAGAGTACCAGACATTTGTTTGTTGCAACACCAGGTGCACGCGTCCGGAAATAGTTCCACAACTCACATATCAATGGTGACTGCTTTGGAAAATATagggtttgttttaaaatggtcACCACAGAGGCCTTCCTTACATGTTTGTCAAATCAGCAGCCCCCTAAAAGCCAGCAGGGGTCTACAATTTATGTTTGAAATCTGCTATTAAGTTGTTGGCCTTGTCAGCCATTCTGTCCTCACTCTCACATTGATTGTTAAgttgaaaacaaaagaggaaaccGTTTTTGTTTTGGCCTAACGAATGTATTTCTGTCCACAGAACATGACATCCTTGTACTctcttgctttttcttttcttttcatttccttcttGAAAGGGGGCAAAAAGCCTAACTGAAAGTTTGACCTAACTATGAAAAGTTGTTGATGCAGTTGGTTGATACAACAagtatttcttttatttaaagatgtcttttaaaaatCAGTAAAACAATAATCAAGCAATAAtcaagtagcaaaacatttctggtcatccaggtcctaacgtccttaaggcacgtttctagtttacataactgactggtgccatcgggcttcattgatacgtaaagctgagtatcatctgcataacaatgaaaatttatgcagtgtttcctcataatatttcccagaggaagcatatataatgtaaagagaatcgGTCCAAGCAttaaccttgtggcactccatggcagTATGCTGCTGTTTCATGAACCccaatatataaataaataaatggataCAGGCATACgaaacattcaaaatgttaatgtcaaatcataaatatatatttgaagtATATTTGTGTGGTGTTTATGGTTCTCAGGCGCATTTTGTTCCAATTGAGCACAGACTTTGATAGCAGGTGAAGGTATATGGCAtggacacagttactgtatatataaacaCATAATATTATTTAATCATGGACATAACATGTAGTCCCTTTACAAAAAATACAGATTACAAAACTGATACAACAACGTCCTGCATAGTCCTCAACAAACATCAGGTTCTGTTTCCATCATACAAtaaaactgcagattttttcagaaaaagaaatTGCAAGTTTGTCCGTCGTAACATCACAGTTGAGACAAGGCTGGAGCGACAGTTTCTTCAGTAAAGATCAAGACTTGGTTGACAGCTCTACTGAATGCTTTGCAGCTGAAATGCAAATGAGTTCTTGGAAGCCGTctaaaaaagtattttacatAATTTCCTTCCTTTTGCCCCGTTCAGCCCATCAGTACATAATCATCTTCACAATCGCCTTTAATTGAGCCTCCAGACTCATGTTGGGGTTGGAGCGCTGCAGGCACGTAAACTGTTGCATAGTCACAATCATCCACAGGGGCAGCTCTGGTTGTTCTTGATGGATTAGCAGTGCTGTGGTCAATAGAGGCATACGTTACATCCTCGTTTGGCTGTCGTGAAATAACACACAGTGAGAGGACAGTTACTTGGATCTGAACATATGGTTGACATTATTTATTCTGCCGTTATACTGCGCAACTAGAATGTTTTTCAGATGTGGTTAGTGGCTGTGACTTCCTGGAGATGAAACAAACAGCACCACAGTCTCTTTACGACAGAGGCCTTACATTTATGTTCATTCAATATGCAAATCTAACACAGTAACAACTATGGCAGGCCTATCATAAAAGCACAGGAACCAAAGGCTTTGCAAATTTAGTCCAAACAAAAAAGACGTAATATTGATGTTTGAAAGCCTACCtttgtattcatgctgttctcATGTTTGGTTGTGGAGTCCcctgaaagagaaaacagaaaaacaatgaatgTCAAGACTTTGTCAAGGTTcgccatatatatatattaactaTACTATCATTTGTGTAATTacctttccttttcttcttggTCCTGAgagtaagaaaacacaacattaaccACTTTTCAacagaacaataaaacacacgAGGGTGGAATTTATTTCAAaggcttttaaaacatgttgattctTCTTTCAGGTAGACAGTCTTAGAAATCACAAAGTGTCGTCATGAAATGAAATCTGCAACTGCTATTCCGAGGTGTTACCCTCCAGTAGTTTCCTTGACAGCTAAACAGATGACGGTGCATGGTGCAACAGGAAATACTTTGCAACAGCTTAAAACTCACTTCTGTCAGTTTCAGActgtattttacagttttgttgAATCGTGTGTGTTATTTCCTTAAAGCCTAACTAGGGTCAAGGACTGCAAATTAGCCATGGCTCGAGGTCCTATATATGTCGCATCAGTTGTACTTTACTTAGACGCCTACATGTAATGTCCTGGTCaaattaacagaaaataaataaataaatagatgtgtcaGTGACTGAACGCACAGGGGAGACATCTTACACCGTgtttaaacaaacatgtatCAGTATCACAGCAAAGATGACAGTTATCTACTATGTGTTATCTATTCATGGCAGCAAGATTAGCTCAAATCGAGTCTATTTTAAGCCAGTTGCCACAATTTccttgatgaaaaaaatgcagaagCTGCATGACACATGCTCAAGTGCATCAAAGCTTTTGGACAAATATTCAACTTAATTGATTACACTTGTTTTGGGCATATTGAACAGTttaagaaaaagcagaagaatGAACGTATTACAAGCTGGATGATAATAAGGGACAGCTGAAATTGCTCTTAACTTAGTGCATCGAATAGCCACTTACCCTGAAGAGCAGTTTCCCATGTTGTGGCCTCACAATCTGGATTTTCACTCAATATTTGGCCAGCAGGTGGATGGTACCAGTGCTTGATCTGTTAGGAACAACTTCACAGCTTGACACTGTGGTAGACACTGACCTCACTGATCTCTCTGCTGCTTTATCTgagtgcacacatacacaccacagtggagagataaagagagagagagagagagagagagagagagagagagagagggagggttgAGGGGACAATGGCCTGTTTGTTGTATTCTGATTACCtgtcacacaacacacacttatAGATAGATGTTCGCTAGTAAACACAGATCTAACTTTTGGTGCTATGTAGCTTATCTAACTAGAACAACTCTTTGTTATAATCATTAAAAGTGCTTGAAAACTAGTTGTGAAGGTATTATTAAAGTCTAAATGATCAGCTTAAAGTAATGAAGTAACAGCTGAAATGATTGACTTCAAGTAACAGATAGAAAATAGCATTAGTAAGCTAAACATAACCTGAGTAATACATGGTTTCAATGGAtaagaaagaaaggagagacaGATTAAATAGTTAGCTACAAGGAATGGTTAACAGCTGGAATAGTTAGCCACACAATGCACTTTCAAAATGTGATTGAATCACTTGACAGACTGAAGAAACAGTTGAACCACCTATCTACCAAAATAATTAAAAGCTTGCGGTAGTTAGCTAATATGTCTGAATGAGCTGTTTCAAAACATAGTTAGCCTACGTAGCATGAGTAGAAAATACAGCTTTGGTGCAaccatcataaaaaaaagacatatcaATGGTCCTTTGTTCTTGTATGAGTCCTAAACATCTGCACGGAAACATCCTGCTTTCCTAATAGGTCCAGATAGGTGAGGCTGATCTCTTTATGGAAATGTTTGCTATTGTCGCTGTTGCTCGTCTCATTTGATTAATTTTGCAAATTTTGTCAATACCGAAACATTGAAAGTCattcagctgttttttcttGTACTTTATGGATGTAAAGGTCAGAGACATTTCCCTATAATATGCAAAATTGTGGTAGTTTTAGTACTCTAAAAACAGCAACTCAGTACAATGAcgtttaaaatctgtattttaataATGTCCATTCATGTAGACACAGCTGTTTTCATCAATTAGCCACACAACTTTTTAGCCTTTACCATAGTCTTTAGaaatacatataaatatgtAACATATACATTTATGTGGCAAGCcattcaggaaattaatatattgaatattcattccatatattcaagttttcattcaatatattcagacttcattcaatatattaatttcctgaacggcTTGCCATACATTTACATATTATACATATTACATATATTAAAAGTCAATGGCCTCTACACATGCAGTGGATAGTACAACATCAAACACCGGAGGGCGCTGTACAACAACTTTAGGTGTTTACTACTGATCAGGAGTATTCACTCTGATTCTGATAAAGAATGAAAGCTGCTGACACCCTCTACTGTTTGAACTGAGTCAagaaaagaataacatactgcATCCATATTGCAACCAAGTTTCAATTCTTCCATAAACAGCACTGTGCTGAAACTAGTTTATTCCAACAGCCTGCACTCTAACAGACTTTTTAGCTATTTCTTCATCTGCTGAGCTGCAGAAATTTGCACTGATTGGATAAGCGGAGCAAGCAGGCATGTTATTAAATCATGAAGATGAGGAGAACTGTCAGTTCTATCTCTACACTGATTAAAACTGGTTACAAGTATGCAGCCTGTCTAATGCAGTGTTGATTCTGCAAGTTACTTGGAAAAACTTAACCCTGTAAGTTTGTATCTTAGTTTTTCTGTACAGGATGAACTACACCAGTGTAAAGAAGCGTTTCTGTAGGACCCTATCACAGAGTGAAACCACAAGTATAAGACACAATTTGCAATTTTCACTTGTGTGTACACATTATAAGTTGTGTGTGTCAAGATAAACTGAAAAACCACACTTGTGCCGGATGGTCTTAAGAAAATCTGTAGGCGGGTCAGGAAGTGGTAAACATTGTCACAGGTAAGATAAGCCCATGCAGCGGCCACATTATCTTTAAGATCTCAACTCATGAGCATATCAAGCATACCAAATGGAAAGACCAATATGCACATATCTGCTGATTTTAAGCAGTTTGACATTTGTCTTTGTCAATGGAAGACGTCCAGGTAAGCCTCAACTCTCATATATCTTccagtatatttaaaaaaaaatgataaggGTAATTATCTTTGCAGGCACAACTGTGGCAAAGAAGACGATAATACAGTCTTGGTTCTCTGTTGAATCTCCATCGATAAAGGAATGGTTTAACTATTTTAGAGACATCTCGCTTAATGAAAGATCATTAGCTGTAATTCATAAGGCACTGGCTTCTTACAGGCTTGGGATTTCCTTATTTCAACTCTTTCAGATTCACTGTTTACTTGAATTATATGTAATTGTTGATATTTTACAGATTCAGCTCCTTCCTGTGAAGTCTCGGTGTTGTTAAGGAGGGGAACGATGTGGAAAACTGCCCCAGGACAAAGTCTGACCGTCACCTGTCCAGTCAAACACTGTGGACAACCATTGAAAGTCACCTGGTGTAAACTCCTCCACACGGACAAATGTGAACAACTAAATCACACAGAAAAT
Encoded proteins:
- the si:ch211-214p13.7 gene encoding uncharacterized protein si:ch211-214p13.7, yielding MGNCSSGTKKKRKGDSTTKHENSMNTKPNEDVTYASIDHSTANPSRTTRAAPVDDCDYATVYVPAALQPQHESGGSIKGDCEDDYVLMG